In one Trichlorobacter lovleyi SZ genomic region, the following are encoded:
- a CDS encoding ATP-binding protein, giving the protein MTRTADTVHQHSYPPRRQTYARLLLLVLVIAGISLTHYLAPLQLHYLHDIFQRLYYLPIILSAFWFGLWGGVGCALLVSLLYAPHIVFQWGGSVTLELEKYLEIVMYNVVGGLTGLLTQRDRQQRKELQLTAAGLEQSYRALQEQTERIGAVEEQLRRSERLSTLGEMAAVLAHEVRNPLASLRGTAEILRDDFRPGTPKHEFVEIQIKETERLNRVVEEFLRMARQQPGELQRCVVAEELETIVTLTSNEARRRKVTLQLEAANRDLAVNADGEKLRQAFLNIILNALQATPEGGRVTIAVQPQQQNCEIRISDSGPGINDEIRQRIFEPFFTTKPDGTGLGLAVTKKIIEAHGGSLSVESAAGSGTTMVVQLPLSH; this is encoded by the coding sequence ATGACCAGAACGGCAGATACCGTACACCAGCACAGCTACCCTCCCCGGCGCCAGACATACGCACGTCTGCTGCTGCTGGTGCTTGTCATTGCCGGCATCAGCCTGACCCACTACCTGGCCCCGCTGCAGCTGCACTACCTGCATGACATCTTCCAGCGGCTCTACTACCTGCCGATCATCCTGTCCGCCTTCTGGTTCGGCCTGTGGGGCGGCGTCGGTTGCGCCCTGCTGGTCAGCCTGCTCTATGCCCCTCACATCGTGTTTCAGTGGGGCGGATCAGTTACCCTGGAACTGGAAAAATACCTTGAGATCGTGATGTACAACGTGGTGGGCGGGCTGACCGGGCTTCTAACCCAGCGGGACAGGCAGCAGCGCAAAGAGCTGCAACTGACCGCCGCAGGCCTTGAACAATCCTACCGCGCCCTGCAGGAACAGACCGAACGGATCGGGGCGGTGGAAGAACAGCTGCGCCGCTCCGAGCGGCTCTCCACCCTGGGCGAGATGGCAGCCGTACTGGCCCACGAAGTACGCAACCCCCTGGCCTCGCTGCGGGGCACGGCCGAGATCCTGCGGGATGACTTTCGTCCCGGTACCCCCAAACATGAATTTGTCGAGATCCAGATCAAGGAGACCGAACGCCTGAACCGGGTGGTGGAAGAGTTTCTGCGGATGGCCCGCCAGCAACCCGGAGAACTGCAGCGCTGCGTGGTTGCGGAAGAGCTGGAGACCATCGTCACCCTGACCTCCAACGAGGCCAGACGCCGCAAGGTAACGCTGCAGCTGGAGGCTGCCAACAGGGATCTGGCGGTCAACGCCGATGGTGAAAAGCTGCGCCAGGCCTTCCTGAACATCATCCTGAACGCCCTGCAGGCCACCCCGGAAGGGGGCCGCGTCACCATTGCGGTCCAGCCGCAGCAGCAAAACTGCGAGATCCGCATCAGCGACAGCGGCCCCGGCATCAACGACGAGATCAGGCAGCGGATCTTTGAGCCGTTCTTCACCACCAAGCCGGACGGCACCGGCCTGGGTCTGGCCGTCACCAAAAAGATCATCGAGGCCCATGGCGGCAGCTTAAGCGTAGAGAGCGCGGCCGGTTCAGGCACCACCATGGTGGTGCAGCTGCCGCTGTCGCACTGA
- a CDS encoding sigma-54-dependent transcriptional regulator gives MHPTILIIDDDASLRRVLEYQLQEAGYEVATAASGEEGLARFSDLAPQLVISDMQMPGMDGMQVLKTVKERSPETPVIIITAFGSVDVAVQAMKQGAYDYITKPFNRDELHLTVARALHLTSLTRENRRLKDALAGDDDYRSMVGASAALEKVYLVVRKVADSDASVLLSGESGTGKELVARALHARSARRNGPFVAVNCAAIPHDLLESELFGHTKGAFTGAVKDKPGKFQLADTGTIFLDEVGELPLELQPKLLRVLQERVVTPVGGNREQRLDIRVVAATNRDIEQAISEGRFREDLYYRLAVIPLHLPPLRQRREDIPLLLRHFCSKHGAEEVRFDEAALAILQQYAWPGNVRELENLVERLLIMRSSSSITVEDLPDKIRLTVNGSAKRSAVINLPDNGYPLEQLEREVVVEALERTNWNQSAAAKFLQIPRHTLLYRMEKYAITPPKP, from the coding sequence ATGCACCCAACCATCCTGATCATAGACGATGATGCCTCGCTGCGGCGGGTGCTGGAGTACCAGCTGCAGGAGGCCGGTTACGAGGTGGCCACGGCTGCCTCGGGCGAGGAGGGGCTGGCACGCTTTAGTGATCTTGCGCCGCAGCTGGTGATCAGCGACATGCAGATGCCGGGCATGGACGGCATGCAGGTACTGAAAACCGTTAAGGAACGTTCACCTGAGACGCCGGTCATCATCATTACCGCCTTTGGCAGCGTGGATGTGGCGGTGCAGGCCATGAAACAGGGGGCCTACGACTACATCACCAAGCCGTTTAACCGCGACGAGCTGCACCTGACCGTGGCCCGGGCGTTGCACCTGACCAGCCTGACCCGTGAAAACCGCAGGCTGAAGGATGCCCTGGCAGGGGATGATGATTACCGCAGCATGGTGGGGGCCTCAGCGGCCCTGGAAAAGGTCTATCTGGTGGTGCGCAAGGTGGCGGACAGCGATGCCAGCGTGCTGCTCTCCGGCGAATCCGGCACCGGCAAGGAGCTGGTGGCGCGGGCCCTGCACGCCCGCAGTGCGCGTCGTAACGGCCCGTTTGTGGCGGTCAACTGCGCGGCCATCCCCCATGACCTGCTGGAGAGCGAACTGTTCGGCCATACCAAGGGGGCCTTTACCGGCGCCGTCAAGGACAAGCCCGGCAAGTTTCAACTGGCCGATACCGGCACCATTTTTCTGGATGAAGTGGGAGAGCTGCCGCTGGAACTGCAGCCCAAGCTGCTGCGGGTGCTGCAGGAACGGGTGGTGACACCGGTGGGCGGCAACCGTGAGCAGCGTCTGGATATCCGTGTGGTCGCTGCCACCAACCGCGATATTGAGCAGGCAATCAGCGAGGGACGCTTCCGCGAAGACCTCTATTACCGGCTGGCTGTGATCCCGCTGCACCTGCCGCCGCTGCGGCAGCGGCGCGAGGATATCCCACTCTTGCTGCGCCATTTCTGCAGCAAGCACGGCGCCGAAGAGGTGCGCTTCGACGAGGCGGCCCTGGCGATCCTGCAGCAGTATGCCTGGCCGGGCAATGTGCGGGAACTGGAAAACCTGGTGGAGCGGTTGCTGATCATGCGCAGTAGCAGCAGTATTACTGTTGAAGACCTGCCGGACAAGATCCGGCTGACAGTAAACGGCTCTGCAAAACGATCAGCCGTGATCAACCTGCCGGACAATGGCTATCCTTTGGAACAACTGGAGCGGGAGGTGGTGGTTGAGGCGTTGGAACGTACCAACTGGAACCAGTCCGCCGCTGCCAAATTCCTGCAGATCCCCCGCCATACCTTGCTGTACCGGATGGAGAAGTACGCGATTACCCCGCCTAAACCTTAA
- a CDS encoding TolC family protein, with amino-acid sequence MKSVLTILISLLLSSGIAVAAEQALIEPLPTLVETALANNPELKSSRARWQMYVAKARQSSSFEDPMLMFKLQNLLVREPLSFGGKDPNTAKVVGISQQLPFWGKRSLREEVAGHEAEAYRFSIEERKLELRWMVKETYYKLYAVDNSLAIVAKNLRIMQDFTTVAESRYAVGQGAQTDILKAGLERSKLLDMQISLQQQRKGLEAGLNYLLSRPTDTPVGQVTDFELPRLALSAAQLKERAEQQRPQLRVLNSQINKSRASHRLARKELWPDFNLSVEYMFRQAAMTDPGYDMFTVGLTFNLPIQRERRAAMIAESNSEATMSTEEIHSLKNNIDYTINDSLSQLERRQRLVELYQGGIIPQAEQTLESSLINYRVGKVDFLSVLDSRVSLFNYERELYESKAEYMMQLARLEAAVGSDLTAQQK; translated from the coding sequence ATGAAAAGCGTGCTCACGATCCTGATAAGTCTCCTGCTGAGTAGCGGCATTGCCGTCGCTGCAGAACAGGCATTGATCGAACCACTCCCCACCCTGGTCGAGACCGCCCTGGCCAACAACCCTGAACTGAAATCATCCCGGGCCCGCTGGCAGATGTACGTTGCCAAGGCCCGCCAAAGCTCTTCCTTTGAAGATCCGATGCTGATGTTCAAGCTGCAGAACCTGCTGGTGCGGGAACCGCTCTCCTTTGGCGGCAAAGATCCCAATACCGCCAAGGTGGTTGGGATCAGCCAGCAGCTGCCGTTCTGGGGCAAGCGCAGCCTGCGGGAAGAGGTTGCCGGCCATGAGGCCGAGGCCTACCGCTTCAGCATTGAGGAGCGCAAGCTTGAGCTGAGGTGGATGGTCAAGGAGACCTACTACAAGCTGTATGCCGTGGACAACAGCCTGGCAATTGTGGCGAAGAACCTGCGGATCATGCAGGACTTCACCACCGTGGCCGAATCGCGCTACGCCGTGGGACAGGGGGCCCAGACCGATATCCTCAAGGCCGGCCTGGAACGTTCAAAGCTGCTGGATATGCAGATCAGCCTCCAGCAGCAGCGCAAGGGCCTGGAGGCCGGTCTGAACTACCTCTTGAGCCGCCCCACGGACACCCCGGTGGGACAGGTGACTGATTTTGAGCTGCCCCGTCTTGCCCTTTCAGCTGCACAGCTCAAGGAGCGGGCAGAGCAGCAGCGCCCGCAGCTCAGGGTGCTGAACAGCCAGATCAACAAGAGCAGGGCGTCCCACCGGCTGGCCCGCAAGGAACTCTGGCCCGATTTCAATCTCTCCGTTGAATATATGTTCCGCCAAGCGGCCATGACAGATCCGGGCTATGACATGTTTACCGTGGGTCTGACCTTCAACCTGCCGATCCAGCGTGAACGCCGGGCCGCCATGATCGCCGAGTCAAACTCGGAAGCAACCATGTCCACAGAAGAGATACACAGCCTGAAAAACAACATCGACTACACCATCAACGACAGCCTCTCGCAACTGGAGCGCCGTCAAAGACTGGTAGAACTGTACCAGGGCGGCATCATCCCACAGGCCGAGCAGACCCTGGAATCGTCCCTGATCAACTACCGGGTCGGCAAGGTGGATTTTCTGTCCGTGCTGGATAGCCGGGTCAGTCTGTTTAACTACGAACGGGAACTGTACGAGTCCAAGGCCGAGTACATGATGCAGCTGGCCCGGCTGGAAGCTGCCGTGGGCAGTGATCTGACAGCACAACAAAAGTGA
- a CDS encoding efflux RND transporter periplasmic adaptor subunit encodes MKLNKKIYIPLTILTLAVVFVSWLYKSGKLTKEAGWSKKETLNHQEQTTGPLYTCPMHPFIIQDKPGSCPICGMELVKKLSDAQNAVQTAEQRQQAEKLGHIALSTTQRVMANVATQAAAVQTISKEISAVGVVQYDQSRQAKVTAWIAGRIDRLHVDTVGAYVARNRPVAEVYSPELLASQQEYLLAVKSREQLKNSPIPSIAQNGEGLVASARQRLMLYGVKESQIAELERAGKPNIRLPIYTPLSGVVTEKLVQQGQYVNVGDALFNIADLSRVWIEVEVYESEFQNIRIGQTVEIASQSFPGKRFSGHVAFIYPFLDPKTRTVRARVEMPNPGLRLKPDMFVNAVIKVGLSPAIVVPVSAVMDSGKRQVVWIETQAGVFEPREVKVGQRSDDRIQILSGIKAGDKVAVSGAYLIDSESQLRGGVPQDHSQHGAGGQTAPAAAKKSDGLDMDDMKMK; translated from the coding sequence ATGAAACTGAACAAGAAGATCTATATACCGCTGACCATCCTGACTCTTGCAGTTGTGTTCGTCAGTTGGCTCTACAAGTCAGGCAAGCTTACCAAGGAGGCGGGCTGGTCCAAGAAGGAGACGCTCAACCATCAGGAGCAGACCACCGGACCGCTATATACCTGCCCGATGCACCCCTTTATCATCCAGGACAAGCCGGGCAGCTGCCCGATCTGCGGCATGGAGCTGGTCAAGAAGCTGAGTGATGCCCAGAACGCCGTGCAGACCGCGGAACAGCGGCAACAGGCCGAAAAACTGGGCCATATCGCCCTGTCCACCACCCAGCGGGTGATGGCCAATGTGGCGACCCAGGCAGCTGCCGTCCAGACCATCAGCAAAGAGATCTCAGCTGTTGGCGTGGTGCAGTACGACCAGTCCCGCCAGGCCAAGGTAACCGCCTGGATTGCCGGACGGATCGACCGGCTGCATGTGGATACGGTGGGGGCCTATGTCGCCAGGAACAGGCCGGTGGCAGAGGTCTATTCGCCTGAACTGCTGGCTTCGCAGCAGGAATACCTGCTGGCGGTCAAGAGCCGTGAGCAGCTCAAGAACTCGCCGATCCCCTCGATTGCCCAGAACGGCGAGGGACTGGTGGCCTCGGCCCGTCAGCGCCTGATGCTGTACGGGGTAAAAGAGAGCCAGATCGCCGAGCTGGAACGGGCAGGCAAACCGAACATCCGCCTGCCGATCTACACCCCGCTCTCCGGGGTGGTGACCGAGAAGCTGGTGCAACAGGGACAGTACGTGAATGTGGGAGATGCCCTGTTCAATATCGCCGATCTTTCCCGGGTCTGGATCGAGGTTGAGGTCTACGAGAGCGAGTTCCAGAACATCAGGATCGGCCAGACCGTGGAGATCGCCTCCCAGTCCTTTCCGGGCAAGCGCTTCAGCGGCCACGTTGCCTTTATCTACCCCTTCCTTGACCCCAAGACCCGCACGGTCAGGGCCCGGGTAGAGATGCCCAACCCAGGCCTGCGGCTCAAGCCGGACATGTTTGTGAACGCCGTCATCAAGGTGGGCTTGAGCCCGGCCATTGTGGTGCCGGTCAGTGCGGTGATGGATTCCGGCAAGCGCCAGGTGGTCTGGATAGAGACACAAGCGGGTGTGTTTGAGCCGCGTGAGGTCAAGGTGGGGCAGCGCAGCGACGACCGGATCCAGATCCTGTCCGGCATCAAGGCGGGTGACAAGGTGGCGGTCTCCGGTGCCTACCTGATCGATTCGGAATCGCAACTGCGGGGCGGCGTGCCGCAGGACCACAGCCAGCACGGTGCTGGCGGTCAGACCGCACCGGCAGCGGCCAAGAAGAGTGATGGGCTGGATATGGATGACATGAAGATGAAATAG
- a CDS encoding efflux RND transporter permease subunit has product MIEKIIEYSARNRVVVLMLFGLITAWGLWAVYKTPVDAIPDLSDNQVIVFTDYPGRSPQVVEDQVTYPLATNLQGLPQVRAVRASSAFGFSMIYVIFEDKTDIYWARTRVLERLNYAASLLPAGVVPTLGPDGTGVGHVFWYTIEGKGYDLEQLRTLQDWFVRYQLNTVPGVAEVASIGGLVREYQIDLDPTKLQAYSISSAKVMEALKGSNKDVGGRLIEQADAEYLIRGQGYVKSLADLENVVVGVDMRGTPIYVKNLGTVQLGGAIRRGMLDLNGQGEAVGGIVVMRYGENAKDVIDRVKEKIEALKKGLPPGVTIQVAYDRSDLIERAITTLKHALTEESIVVSLVILAFLLHFQSSLVIVLTLPIAVLISFITMKLMGVTSNIMSLGGIAIAIGVLVDAGVIMVENCYRRLSELSEEERKAQRLEVVIASAKQVGRAIFFSLAIIVLSFVPVFLLEGQEGKLFHPLAFTKTFSMIGSAFIAITLVPVLMYYFMRGKMPREESNPVSTFFIRLYSPVIRWVLVWKKTTIALNIVALLVAVPLFMRLGSEFMPPLDEGSLLYMPVTLPNVSITEAKRIIQVQDSIIKGVPEVESVLGKVGRAETSTDPAPVSMFESIIILKPKQQWRPGIKKADIVAELDSRLQQVGVRNGWTQPIINRINMLSTGVRTDLGVKIFGSDLNVLRDLAIQAEGILKPVKGAADVVAERVTGGNYLDIEIDREAAARYGVGVEEIQNVISTALGGEMLTTTVEGRNRFPVRLRYLRDYRDNIPAIRRILVAGMGGSQVPLSLVTRLKVSTGAPEINSEGGLLRSIVFLNVRGRDMGGFVNEAKQVLEKQLKLPPGYYVAWSGQWENQVRAKARLQLLVPLGMVIIFILLYFTFHSALEASMVMLSVPFALVGGVYLVAALGYNMSVAVWVGFIALYGIAVETGVVMVIYLHEALDKRLAKGPVTEQDIYDATFEGAVLRLRPKLMTVAVALLGLVPIMWSSGTGADVMKPIAAPMIGGMISSAVHVLIMTPVIFVLMKKRELKKGALHYSGMKH; this is encoded by the coding sequence ATGATCGAAAAAATCATCGAATACAGTGCCAGAAATCGGGTTGTTGTGCTGATGCTGTTCGGCCTGATCACCGCCTGGGGCCTCTGGGCGGTCTACAAGACCCCGGTGGATGCCATCCCGGACCTCTCGGATAACCAGGTGATCGTCTTCACCGATTATCCCGGCCGTTCACCCCAGGTGGTTGAGGACCAGGTCACCTATCCCCTGGCCACCAACCTGCAGGGACTGCCCCAGGTACGGGCGGTACGGGCCTCATCCGCCTTCGGCTTCTCCATGATCTATGTGATCTTTGAGGACAAGACCGACATCTACTGGGCCCGCACCAGGGTGCTGGAACGGCTGAACTACGCGGCCTCGCTGCTGCCGGCCGGTGTGGTGCCGACCCTGGGGCCGGACGGCACCGGCGTGGGGCATGTCTTCTGGTACACCATTGAGGGCAAGGGCTACGATCTGGAGCAGCTGCGCACCCTGCAGGACTGGTTTGTGCGTTACCAGCTCAACACCGTGCCGGGGGTGGCCGAGGTAGCCTCCATCGGCGGGCTGGTGCGGGAATACCAGATCGACCTGGACCCGACCAAACTGCAGGCCTACAGCATCTCCAGCGCCAAGGTGATGGAGGCGCTCAAAGGCTCCAACAAGGATGTGGGGGGACGGCTGATCGAGCAGGCCGATGCCGAGTACCTGATCCGTGGCCAGGGCTATGTCAAATCGCTGGCCGATCTGGAGAATGTCGTGGTGGGTGTGGATATGCGCGGCACCCCGATCTATGTCAAGAACCTGGGTACGGTGCAGCTGGGCGGCGCCATCCGGCGGGGCATGCTGGATCTGAACGGCCAGGGCGAAGCGGTGGGCGGCATTGTAGTGATGCGCTACGGCGAGAACGCCAAGGATGTGATCGACCGCGTCAAGGAGAAGATCGAGGCCCTCAAGAAGGGCCTGCCCCCCGGCGTAACCATCCAGGTGGCCTATGACCGCTCCGACCTGATCGAACGGGCCATCACCACCCTCAAGCATGCCCTGACCGAGGAATCGATCGTGGTGTCGCTGGTGATCCTGGCCTTCCTGCTGCATTTCCAGAGCTCATTGGTGATCGTGCTGACCCTGCCGATTGCGGTGTTGATCTCCTTCATCACCATGAAGCTGATGGGGGTCACCTCCAACATCATGTCCCTGGGCGGGATCGCCATTGCCATCGGCGTGCTGGTGGATGCCGGGGTGATCATGGTGGAGAACTGCTACCGCCGCCTGTCCGAGCTGTCCGAAGAGGAGCGCAAGGCGCAGCGCCTGGAGGTGGTTATTGCCAGCGCCAAACAGGTGGGCCGGGCGATCTTCTTCTCCCTGGCGATCATCGTGCTCTCCTTTGTGCCGGTCTTCCTGCTGGAGGGTCAGGAGGGCAAGCTGTTCCATCCGCTGGCCTTTACCAAGACCTTCTCCATGATCGGCTCGGCCTTTATCGCCATCACCCTGGTGCCGGTGCTGATGTACTACTTCATGCGGGGCAAGATGCCGCGGGAGGAGTCCAACCCGGTTTCCACCTTCTTTATCCGGCTCTATTCGCCGGTGATCCGCTGGGTACTGGTCTGGAAAAAGACCACCATCGCCCTCAACATCGTTGCGCTGCTGGTGGCGGTGCCGCTCTTCATGCGGCTGGGCAGCGAATTCATGCCGCCCCTGGACGAGGGTTCGCTGCTCTACATGCCGGTGACCCTGCCCAACGTCTCGATCACCGAGGCCAAGCGGATCATCCAGGTGCAGGACAGCATCATCAAGGGTGTGCCTGAGGTGGAATCGGTGCTGGGCAAGGTGGGACGGGCCGAGACCTCCACCGACCCGGCCCCGGTCTCGATGTTCGAGTCGATCATCATCCTGAAGCCCAAGCAGCAGTGGCGCCCCGGCATCAAAAAGGCCGATATCGTGGCCGAGCTGGACAGCAGGCTGCAGCAGGTGGGGGTCCGTAACGGCTGGACCCAGCCGATCATCAACCGGATCAACATGCTCTCCACCGGGGTGCGGACCGACCTGGGGGTCAAGATTTTCGGATCAGACCTGAATGTGCTGCGTGACCTGGCGATCCAGGCCGAGGGGATCCTCAAGCCGGTCAAGGGGGCAGCCGACGTGGTGGCTGAGCGGGTCACCGGCGGCAACTACCTGGATATCGAGATCGACCGTGAGGCCGCTGCCCGTTACGGGGTCGGGGTGGAAGAGATCCAGAACGTGATCAGCACCGCCCTGGGGGGTGAGATGCTGACCACCACCGTGGAAGGGCGTAACCGCTTCCCGGTCCGTCTGCGCTACCTGCGGGACTACCGTGACAACATCCCGGCCATCCGCCGCATCCTGGTGGCCGGCATGGGAGGCAGTCAGGTACCGCTCTCGCTGGTGACCAGGCTGAAGGTCTCCACCGGTGCACCGGAGATCAACAGCGAAGGCGGCCTGCTGCGCTCGATCGTCTTCCTGAACGTGCGGGGCCGCGACATGGGCGGGTTTGTCAACGAGGCCAAGCAGGTGCTGGAGAAACAGCTCAAGCTGCCCCCCGGCTACTACGTGGCCTGGTCCGGCCAGTGGGAAAACCAGGTGCGGGCCAAGGCGAGGCTGCAACTGCTGGTGCCGCTGGGGATGGTGATCATCTTCATCCTGCTCTACTTCACCTTCCACTCGGCCCTGGAGGCCAGCATGGTGATGCTCTCGGTGCCGTTCGCCCTGGTGGGCGGGGTCTATCTGGTGGCAGCCCTGGGGTACAACATGTCGGTGGCGGTCTGGGTCGGCTTCATCGCCCTCTACGGCATTGCCGTGGAGACCGGGGTGGTGATGGTGATCTACCTGCACGAGGCCCTGGACAAGCGTCTGGCCAAGGGTCCGGTCACGGAACAGGATATCTATGATGCCACCTTTGAAGGAGCCGTGCTGCGGCTGCGGCCCAAGCTGATGACCGTAGCGGTGGCCCTGCTCGGCCTGGTGCCGATCATGTGGTCCAGCGGTACCGGCGCTGACGTGATGAAGCCGATCGCCGCGCCGATGATCGGCGGCATGATCTCATCGGCAGTACACGTGCTGATCATGACCCCGGTAATCTTTGTACTGATGAAAAAGCGAGAACTGAAAAAGGGTGCGTTGCACTACAGCGGCATGAAGCACTGA
- the cobU gene encoding bifunctional adenosylcobinamide kinase/adenosylcobinamide-phosphate guanylyltransferase has product MANNTLITGGARSGKSRFAEELTRSFGPSLCYLATAQPLDDEMGERIHRHQLRRGTAWETLEEPLMIPQTLARIDGIYSAILLDCVTLWLSNLLLSCDENDPGCEEQVLSHVHRLAGTLRGMSTPVVLVTNEVGQGIVPENRLGRLYRDIAGQANQLLAAGCDAVYVTISGIPLKLK; this is encoded by the coding sequence ATGGCCAACAACACCCTGATCACCGGCGGTGCACGCAGCGGCAAGAGCCGCTTTGCCGAGGAATTGACCCGCAGTTTCGGCCCGTCACTCTGCTATCTGGCCACAGCCCAACCTCTGGATGATGAAATGGGTGAGCGGATTCACCGGCATCAATTGCGGCGTGGCACCGCCTGGGAAACCCTTGAGGAACCGCTGATGATCCCCCAGACCCTGGCCCGGATCGACGGCATCTACAGCGCCATTCTGCTGGATTGCGTCACACTCTGGCTCTCAAACCTGCTGCTGTCCTGCGACGAAAACGATCCCGGCTGCGAAGAACAGGTCTTGAGCCATGTCCACCGGCTGGCCGGTACCCTGCGGGGGATGTCCACTCCGGTGGTGCTGGTGACCAATGAAGTCGGCCAGGGCATTGTGCCGGAAAACCGTCTAGGGCGGCTCTACCGCGACATTGCCGGGCAGGCCAACCAGCTGCTGGCTGCCGGCTGTGATGCCGTCTACGTCACGATCAGCGGCATCCCGCTGAAACTCAAATAA
- the cobT gene encoding nicotinate-nucleotide--dimethylbenzimidazole phosphoribosyltransferase: protein MNLLETTLARITPLDADLLQQTQLRLDNKTKPPGSLGRLEEFARRVVAISGKAVPDLAKKVIFTFAGDHGVVEEGVSAFPKEVTPQMVFNFLRGGAGVNVLARHAGAEVRVVDVGVDFDFEDCPGLLHKKVARGTRNLAKGPAMTRDEALAALAVGIELAEQCSRDGVGLVGTGEMGIGNTTPSSAIIAAIGGFSPEQVTHRGTGINDQALQIKITAIKKGLELNRPDPTDPLDVLIKVGGLEIAAIAGLVLGCAANRIPVVVDGFISTAGALIASELHPQVREYLFAAHESVEVGHRFMLERIGARPMLALDLRLGEGTGAALAMHLIEAGVKILLEMATFEQAGVTGKQE from the coding sequence ATGAACCTGCTAGAAACCACGCTTGCCCGGATCACCCCCCTTGACGCCGACCTGCTGCAACAGACCCAGCTCCGGCTGGATAACAAGACCAAACCACCGGGGTCACTGGGCCGGCTGGAGGAATTTGCCCGCCGGGTGGTTGCCATCAGCGGCAAAGCAGTCCCTGACCTCGCCAAAAAAGTGATCTTCACCTTTGCCGGTGACCACGGCGTGGTTGAGGAAGGGGTATCGGCCTTTCCCAAGGAGGTGACCCCCCAGATGGTGTTCAACTTCCTGCGCGGCGGGGCCGGGGTGAATGTGCTGGCCCGCCATGCCGGGGCCGAGGTGCGGGTGGTGGATGTGGGGGTTGATTTTGATTTTGAAGACTGCCCCGGCCTGCTGCATAAAAAGGTGGCCCGCGGCACCCGTAACCTGGCCAAAGGCCCGGCCATGACCCGCGACGAGGCCCTGGCTGCCCTGGCTGTCGGGATTGAGCTGGCTGAGCAGTGCAGCCGGGACGGGGTCGGTCTGGTGGGGACCGGCGAGATGGGGATCGGCAACACCACCCCCTCATCGGCCATTATCGCCGCCATTGGCGGTTTCTCGCCGGAGCAGGTCACCCATCGCGGCACCGGTATCAACGACCAGGCCCTGCAGATCAAGATCACTGCCATCAAGAAAGGGCTTGAACTGAACCGGCCCGACCCGACGGACCCGCTGGATGTGCTGATCAAGGTGGGCGGGCTGGAGATTGCCGCCATTGCCGGACTGGTGCTGGGCTGCGCGGCCAACCGGATTCCGGTGGTGGTGGACGGCTTTATCTCCACCGCCGGGGCGTTAATCGCCTCGGAACTGCACCCCCAGGTGCGGGAATACCTGTTTGCCGCCCACGAGTCGGTTGAGGTGGGCCACCGCTTCATGCTGGAGCGGATCGGCGCCCGCCCCATGCTGGCCCTAGACCTGCGACTGGGGGAAGGGACCGGCGCAGCCCTGGCCATGCACCTGATTGAGGCCGGGGTCAAGATCCTGCTGGAGATGGCCACCTTTGAACAGGCCGGTGTCACCGGGAAACAGGAGTAG
- the cobS gene encoding adenosylcobinamide-GDP ribazoletransferase: MRRFLIALQFLTILPVPSPKSCEADDLGRSTAWFPLVGLCIGGLLLLADLALTPLFPRHLTDALLVALLAIITGALHLDGLADVCDGLAARGSKERFLAIMKDSRTGAIGAVGLILLLLLKYAALLAVPIYLKRATLLLFPLLGRFTQVLVMTGARAARSDGLGLCFLSGITGTQFSLAAACTIPLCWLLGHSGGVVALGLTAVWGLAVRRYFTRRLGGISGDIVGFSSEIAELLALLAVTATTTLLTRYL, encoded by the coding sequence ATGCGCCGCTTCCTGATCGCGCTGCAGTTTCTGACGATTCTGCCGGTCCCCTCGCCCAAAAGCTGTGAGGCCGACGACCTGGGCCGTTCAACCGCCTGGTTTCCGCTGGTGGGGCTGTGCATCGGCGGACTGCTGCTGCTGGCTGATCTGGCGCTGACCCCGCTCTTCCCCCGGCACCTGACCGATGCCCTGCTGGTGGCCCTGCTGGCCATTATCACCGGCGCCCTGCACCTGGATGGTCTGGCCGACGTCTGCGACGGCCTGGCAGCCCGGGGCAGTAAAGAGCGTTTTCTGGCGATCATGAAGGACTCCCGCACGGGAGCGATCGGCGCGGTTGGCCTGATCCTGCTGCTGCTGCTCAAGTATGCGGCCCTGCTGGCGGTGCCGATCTACCTGAAACGGGCCACCCTGCTGCTGTTCCCGCTTCTGGGCCGCTTCACCCAGGTGCTGGTCATGACCGGCGCCCGGGCCGCCCGGAGCGATGGCCTGGGGCTCTGTTTCCTCTCCGGCATCACCGGCACCCAGTTCTCACTGGCAGCGGCCTGCACCATCCCGCTCTGCTGGCTGCTCGGCCACTCAGGCGGGGTTGTTGCCCTCGGCCTGACCGCGGTCTGGGGCCTTGCCGTCAGACGCTACTTCACCCGGCGTCTGGGCGGCATCAGCGGTGACATTGTCGGCTTCAGCAGTGAAATTGCCGAGCTGCTGGCCCTGCTTGCCGTTACCGCAACCACTACACTACTGACGAGGTACCTATGA